A window of the Nycticebus coucang isolate mNycCou1 chromosome 3, mNycCou1.pri, whole genome shotgun sequence genome harbors these coding sequences:
- the LOC128581313 gene encoding protein BRAWNIN — MPAGVPLGTYLKMFAASLLSMCAGAEVVHRYYRPDLTIPEIPPKPGELKTELLGLKERQHQPQLSQQ, encoded by the exons ATGCCCGCGGGTGTGCCCCTGGGCACCTACCTGAAAATGTTCGCAGCCAGCCTCCTGTCCATGTGCGCGGGGGCCGAAGTGGTGCACAGGTATTACCGGCCCGACCTG aCGATACCTGAAATTCCACCAAAGCCTGGAGAACTCAAAACAGAGCTTTTGGGACTGAAAGAGAGACAACACCAACCTCAGCTTTCTCAGCAGTAG